A section of the Streptomyces sp. NBC_01591 genome encodes:
- a CDS encoding BACON domain-containing protein → MTSSGLEPPTHTTGAHRARRSAPRVSTHSSPRRPPARYEPHLDGLFTYCLSVLCDHDAATEALGGVLAIAERQDGRCPEGEEERKSWLYALARWMCLRKLAEQKQGHQAHRHKAGKQPGRLASKQASQSKPSKQSKQSKQEMKRAGGPPGKQPVGTAAQGARAGRRTPPVVAAKTPATAAFTPGGAPVAPARAPETEAAAEAHRRELAQLAWPEAAGTTPEQREALELAVRHRLAPRAVASVLGLDPATARELLAAAACEVERTRAALAVVETGNCPTVARLTGEHRVLLSAALRRELVRHVDDCPRCRRAAERAGAEGPWPGAAVAPAAALPVVEAPRPSAYVAMVHAQRNRSGGPRFDRAGFPMDPKDHAARRDRLRARVVTTTVVATVVAAPVIALWTAYRGAPQTGEGHEGSSVTATESDARHDLDGTADGHYENAGNARPQPAARFVDGRVPDVSAEVIGSGPGRDGVGGLTVEARSSGGTTLIRLTASGGAPVAWSARADASWVRLSRYSGTLAAGESVTIHALVDHWREPAGPWSARIALAPSGSAVVIRGNGAPPPSPGGPGHPAEPSATPGPSEPPTSSPDPNPSTDPTPGPSNPTPSPTDPGPTDHPSPSPDPSDTATPTDPGPGTTTRTG, encoded by the coding sequence GTGACGAGCAGCGGTCTGGAGCCCCCCACGCACACCACCGGCGCACACCGGGCGCGGCGCAGTGCGCCCCGTGTCTCGACGCACTCTTCGCCGCGTCGGCCGCCTGCCCGGTACGAACCGCATCTCGACGGCCTGTTCACCTACTGCCTCTCCGTGCTCTGCGACCACGACGCCGCCACCGAGGCGCTCGGCGGTGTGCTCGCGATCGCGGAGCGGCAGGACGGCCGGTGCCCGGAGGGCGAGGAGGAACGTAAATCCTGGCTGTATGCGCTGGCCAGATGGATGTGTCTGCGCAAGCTCGCCGAGCAGAAGCAGGGCCATCAGGCGCACCGGCACAAGGCCGGGAAGCAGCCGGGGAGACTCGCCTCGAAGCAGGCGTCCCAGTCGAAGCCCTCGAAGCAGTCGAAGCAGTCGAAACAAGAGATGAAGCGGGCGGGCGGGCCTCCGGGCAAGCAGCCGGTCGGCACGGCCGCCCAGGGGGCGCGCGCCGGACGCCGTACGCCCCCGGTCGTCGCCGCGAAGACCCCCGCCACCGCCGCATTCACGCCGGGCGGCGCCCCCGTCGCCCCCGCCCGCGCCCCCGAGACCGAGGCCGCCGCCGAGGCGCACCGTCGTGAACTCGCCCAGCTGGCCTGGCCCGAGGCCGCAGGCACCACCCCCGAGCAGCGCGAAGCGCTCGAACTCGCCGTACGCCACCGCCTCGCCCCGCGCGCCGTCGCCTCCGTCCTGGGCCTCGACCCGGCGACCGCCCGTGAGCTCCTGGCCGCCGCGGCCTGCGAGGTGGAGCGCACCCGCGCCGCCCTCGCCGTCGTCGAGACCGGCAACTGTCCCACCGTCGCCCGGCTCACCGGCGAGCACCGCGTCCTGCTCTCCGCCGCCCTGCGCCGCGAGCTCGTCCGCCACGTCGACGACTGCCCCCGCTGCCGCAGGGCCGCCGAACGGGCCGGTGCCGAGGGCCCCTGGCCGGGCGCCGCCGTCGCTCCGGCCGCCGCGCTGCCGGTCGTCGAGGCGCCCCGGCCCTCGGCGTACGTCGCGATGGTCCACGCCCAGCGCAACCGCTCCGGCGGCCCGCGCTTCGACCGGGCGGGCTTCCCGATGGACCCGAAGGACCACGCCGCCCGCCGGGACCGGCTGCGGGCCAGGGTCGTGACGACGACGGTGGTGGCGACGGTCGTCGCCGCCCCGGTGATCGCGCTGTGGACGGCCTACCGCGGCGCGCCGCAGACCGGTGAGGGCCACGAGGGCTCGTCGGTCACCGCCACCGAGAGCGATGCCCGGCACGACCTCGACGGCACCGCGGACGGTCACTACGAGAACGCGGGCAATGCCCGCCCCCAGCCCGCCGCCCGCTTCGTGGACGGCCGCGTTCCGGACGTCTCGGCGGAGGTGATCGGCTCGGGTCCGGGCCGGGACGGCGTCGGCGGGCTCACCGTCGAGGCCCGCTCGTCCGGCGGCACGACCCTGATCCGGCTGACCGCGTCGGGCGGAGCGCCCGTCGCCTGGTCGGCCCGCGCTGATGCGTCCTGGGTGCGGCTGAGCCGCTACTCGGGCACGCTCGCTGCGGGCGAGAGCGTCACGATCCACGCCCTCGTGGACCACTGGCGGGAGCCGGCCGGCCCGTGGAGCGCGCGCATCGCCCTCGCCCCGTCGGGTTCGGCAGTGGTGATCCGGGGGAACGGAGCGCCGCCGCCCTCGCCCGGCGGCCCGGGTCACCCGGCCGAACCCTCCGCCACCCCCGGCCCGTCGGAGCCGCCCACGTCCTCGCCGGATCCCAATCCGTCGACCGACCCGACACCCGGGCCGAGCAACCCCACGCCGTCACCGACGGACCCGGGCCCGACCGATCACCCGTCGCCGTCCCCGGACCCGTCGGACACCGCGACCCCCACCGACCCGGGGCCGGGCACGACGACCCGGACGGGCTGA
- the radA gene encoding DNA repair protein RadA: MAARTKTAKDRPSYRCTECGWTTAKWLGRCPECQAWGTVEEFGGAPAVRTTAAGRVSAAALPIAQVDSRQATARSTGVGELDRVLGGGLVPGAVVLLAGEPGVGKSTLLLDVAAKAASDEHRTLYVTAEESASQVRLRADRIRAINDHLYLAAETDLSAVLGHLDAVKPSLLILDSVQTVASPEIDGAPGGMAQVREVAGALIRASKDRGMSTLLVGHVTKEGAIAGPRLLEHLVDVVLSFEGDRHARLRLVRGVKNRYGATDEVGCFELHDEGITGLADPSGLFLTRRDEPVPGTCLTVTLEGKRPLVAEVQALTVDSQIPSPRRTTSGLETSRVSMMLAVLEQRGRISSLGKRDIYSATVGGVKLSEPAADLAVALALASAASDTPLPKNLVAIGEVGLAGEVRRVTGVQRRLAEAHRLGFTHALVPTDPGKVPAGMKVTEVANMGDALRVLPRRSRAQAPQEESARR, from the coding sequence ATGGCTGCCCGTACGAAAACCGCGAAGGACCGGCCGTCCTACCGCTGCACCGAATGCGGCTGGACGACCGCCAAGTGGCTCGGCCGCTGCCCCGAATGCCAGGCGTGGGGGACGGTCGAGGAGTTCGGCGGCGCCCCCGCCGTGCGGACCACCGCGGCCGGCCGGGTCAGTGCCGCCGCGCTCCCCATCGCCCAGGTCGACAGCCGGCAGGCCACCGCCCGGTCGACCGGCGTCGGTGAGCTGGACCGGGTGCTCGGCGGCGGTCTCGTCCCGGGCGCCGTCGTGCTCCTCGCGGGCGAGCCGGGCGTCGGCAAGTCGACGCTGCTGCTGGATGTCGCCGCCAAGGCGGCGAGCGACGAGCACCGCACGCTCTACGTCACCGCCGAGGAGTCCGCGAGCCAGGTGCGGCTGCGCGCCGACCGGATCCGGGCGATCAACGACCATCTGTACCTCGCCGCCGAGACCGACCTGTCCGCGGTCCTCGGCCATCTCGACGCCGTCAAGCCCTCGCTCCTCATCCTCGACTCCGTACAGACCGTCGCCTCGCCCGAGATCGACGGGGCGCCGGGTGGCATGGCGCAGGTCCGGGAGGTCGCCGGGGCCCTCATCCGGGCCTCCAAGGACCGCGGCATGTCGACGCTCCTGGTCGGCCATGTCACCAAGGAGGGGGCGATCGCGGGGCCGCGGCTGCTGGAGCATCTCGTCGACGTGGTGCTGTCCTTCGAGGGCGACCGCCATGCCCGCCTGCGGCTCGTACGGGGCGTCAAGAACAGGTACGGCGCGACCGACGAGGTGGGGTGCTTCGAACTGCACGACGAGGGCATCACCGGCCTCGCCGACCCCTCCGGGCTGTTCCTCACCCGGCGCGACGAGCCCGTGCCCGGCACCTGTCTGACCGTCACCCTGGAGGGCAAGCGGCCGCTCGTCGCCGAAGTGCAGGCGCTGACGGTCGATTCCCAGATCCCTTCGCCCCGGCGCACCACCTCGGGTCTGGAGACCTCCCGGGTGTCGATGATGCTCGCGGTCCTGGAGCAGCGCGGCCGGATCAGCTCGCTGGGAAAGCGGGACATCTACAGCGCGACGGTCGGCGGCGTGAAGCTCTCCGAGCCCGCCGCAGACCTCGCGGTCGCGCTGGCCCTGGCCAGTGCCGCGAGCGACACCCCGCTGCCCAAGAACCTGGTGGCGATCGGCGAAGTGGGCCTCGCGGGCGAGGTCAGAAGGGTTACGGGGGTCCAGCGCAGACTGGCCGAAGCGCACCGTCTGGGCTTCACGCACGCACTGGTTCCGACCGACCCGGGCAAGGTCCCCGCCGGTATGAAGGTCACAGAAGTCGCCAACATGGGTGATGCGCTGAGAGTCCTCCCGCGCCGGTCTCGCGCACAGGCCCCCCAGGAGGAGAGCGCACGCCGGTAG
- the disA gene encoding DNA integrity scanning diadenylate cyclase DisA has protein sequence MAANDRAASPGKSGQGTGNEALMRASLSAVAPGMALRDGLERILRGNTGGLIVLGMDKTVESMCTGGFVLDVEFTATRLRELAKLDGALILDKDMTKILRAGVQLVPDASIPTEETGTRHRTADRVSKQCNFPVVSVSQSMRLIALYVDGERRVLEESAAILSRANQALATLERYKLRLDEVAGTLSALEIEDLVTVRDVTAVAQRLEMVRRIATEIAEYVVELGTDGRLLSLQLDELIAGVEPERELVVRDYVPEPTAKRSRTVAEALTELDALSHTELLELPVVARALGYSGSPETLDSAVSPRGFRLLAKVPRLPGAIIDRLVEHFGGLQKLLAASVDDLQTVDGVGEARARSVREGLSRLAESSILERYV, from the coding sequence GTGGCAGCCAACGACCGGGCAGCATCGCCCGGAAAGTCCGGCCAAGGCACCGGTAATGAGGCGCTGATGCGCGCCTCGCTGAGCGCCGTGGCGCCCGGAATGGCGCTGCGGGACGGCCTGGAGCGCATCCTCCGTGGCAACACGGGCGGGCTGATCGTGCTCGGCATGGACAAAACCGTCGAATCGATGTGCACCGGCGGATTCGTGCTGGACGTGGAGTTCACCGCGACGCGCCTGCGCGAGCTGGCCAAGCTCGACGGCGCGCTGATCCTCGACAAGGACATGACCAAGATCCTGCGCGCCGGCGTGCAGCTGGTGCCGGACGCCTCCATCCCGACCGAGGAGACCGGCACCCGCCACCGCACGGCGGACCGGGTCTCCAAACAGTGCAACTTCCCGGTCGTCTCGGTCTCGCAGTCGATGCGCCTGATCGCGCTCTACGTGGACGGGGAGCGCCGGGTCCTGGAGGAGTCCGCCGCGATCCTCTCCCGTGCCAATCAGGCTCTCGCCACCCTGGAGCGGTACAAGCTCCGGCTCGACGAGGTCGCGGGCACGCTCTCCGCGCTGGAGATCGAGGACCTGGTGACGGTCCGGGATGTCACGGCCGTCGCGCAGCGGCTGGAGATGGTCCGCCGGATCGCGACCGAGATCGCGGAGTACGTGGTCGAGCTGGGCACCGACGGCCGGCTTCTCTCGCTCCAGCTCGACGAGTTGATCGCGGGCGTCGAGCCGGAGCGCGAGCTGGTCGTGCGCGACTATGTGCCGGAGCCGACCGCGAAGCGGTCCCGTACGGTCGCCGAAGCGCTCACCGAGCTCGACGCGCTCTCCCACACCGAGCTGCTCGAACTCCCGGTCGTGGCACGGGCCCTGGGCTACAGCGGCTCGCCCGAGACGCTGGATTCGGCGGTCTCGCCGCGCGGCTTCCGGCTGCTGGCGAAGGTGCCGCGGCTGCCGGGGGCGATCATCGACCGGCTGGTGGAGCACTTCGGCGGTCTGCAGAAGCTGCTCGCCGCCAGCGTGGACGACCTCCAGACGGTGGACGGCGTCGGCGAGGCGCGGGCGCGCAGCGTGCGCGAGGGGCTGTCACGGCTGGCCGAGTCGTCGATCCTCGAACGGTACGTATAG
- a CDS encoding phosphatase PAP2 family protein, whose protein sequence is MDSSVTAPLYRDITDFAHDMPSWVQHLAEIWTELGLLLFGVLFITGWWRARSQGDGALALAVLAPVATAFGYVASEVLKSVVDEERPCRAVAGAAASLVACPPTGDWSFPSNHSAIAGAAAVALAIARPRLAWLTVPMALLMAFSRVFVGVHYPHDVAVGLLLGAAVSALVVAVLRRPAQSLARTVRSSGAPVAAWASGPGAAPARRSRRRGKRH, encoded by the coding sequence ATGGATAGTTCAGTTACGGCCCCGCTCTACCGGGACATCACCGACTTCGCACATGACATGCCGTCATGGGTGCAGCATCTGGCCGAGATATGGACGGAGCTCGGGCTCCTGCTCTTCGGTGTCCTGTTCATCACCGGGTGGTGGCGTGCCCGGAGCCAGGGCGACGGCGCCCTGGCGCTGGCGGTGCTCGCGCCCGTCGCGACGGCCTTCGGCTATGTGGCCAGCGAGGTGCTCAAGTCGGTGGTGGACGAGGAGCGCCCGTGCAGGGCGGTCGCCGGCGCGGCGGCCTCGCTGGTGGCCTGCCCGCCGACGGGCGACTGGTCCTTCCCCAGCAACCACTCCGCGATCGCCGGTGCGGCGGCCGTCGCCCTGGCGATCGCCCGGCCCCGGCTGGCCTGGCTCACCGTGCCGATGGCGCTGCTGATGGCTTTCTCCCGGGTCTTCGTCGGGGTGCACTATCCGCATGACGTGGCGGTCGGGCTGCTGCTCGGCGCCGCGGTCTCGGCCCTGGTGGTCGCCGTACTGCGCCGCCCGGCACAGTCGCTCGCCCGGACGGTACGGAGCAGCGGGGCTCCGGTGGCGGCCTGGGCTTCGGGGCCGGGCGCGGCGCCCGCCCGCCGCTCCCGGCGACGGGGCAAGCGGCACTGA
- a CDS encoding A/G-specific adenine glycosylase, translating into MTAMTATQTPPTSLHSPVIGWFDQHARDLPWRRPEAGAWGVMVSEFMLQQTPVSRVLPVYEQWLARWPRPADLAAEPPGEAVRAWGRLGYPRRALRLHGAAQAITERHGGDVPSEHGQLLALPGIGEYTAAAVASFAYGQRHAVLDTNVRRVFARAASGIQYPPNATTAAERKLARALLPDEDERAARWAAATMELGALVCTAKNEDCTRCPIAGQCAWRLAGKPAHQGPPRRGQTYAGTDRQVRGRLLAVLREAMTPVPQSALDAVWEEPVQRARALDGLVADGLVEPLAGGQYRLPLS; encoded by the coding sequence ATGACTGCCATGACTGCGACACAGACGCCCCCCACTTCCCTCCACTCCCCCGTGATCGGGTGGTTCGACCAGCACGCCCGCGATCTGCCCTGGCGCCGCCCCGAAGCAGGCGCCTGGGGTGTGATGGTGAGCGAGTTCATGCTGCAGCAGACCCCCGTGAGCCGGGTCCTCCCGGTGTACGAGCAGTGGCTGGCCCGCTGGCCCCGCCCGGCCGACCTGGCCGCCGAACCGCCCGGCGAGGCGGTCCGCGCCTGGGGCCGGCTCGGCTACCCCCGCCGGGCCCTCCGCCTGCACGGGGCCGCGCAGGCAATAACTGAACGACACGGCGGCGACGTACCGAGCGAGCACGGTCAACTGCTCGCGCTGCCCGGGATCGGTGAGTACACCGCGGCGGCCGTGGCCTCGTTCGCGTACGGGCAGCGGCATGCCGTGCTCGACACGAACGTGCGCCGGGTGTTCGCCCGGGCCGCGTCCGGGATCCAGTACCCGCCCAACGCGACCACCGCCGCCGAGCGCAAGCTCGCCCGCGCGCTGCTCCCCGACGAGGACGAACGGGCGGCCCGCTGGGCCGCCGCGACGATGGAGCTCGGAGCCCTCGTCTGCACCGCGAAGAACGAGGACTGCACACGGTGCCCGATCGCCGGGCAGTGTGCCTGGCGGCTGGCCGGGAAGCCCGCCCACCAGGGGCCCCCGCGCCGGGGTCAGACCTATGCCGGCACCGACCGGCAGGTGCGCGGACGGCTGCTCGCCGTGTTGCGCGAGGCCATGACACCGGTACCGCAGTCGGCGCTGGACGCGGTGTGGGAAGAACCGGTGCAACGCGCCCGCGCACTGGACGGCCTGGTCGCCGACGGCCTGGTCGAACCGCTGGCCGGCGGGCAGTACCGGCTGCCGCTGAGCTGA
- a CDS encoding SigE family RNA polymerase sigma factor, translating to MAHGEVLEFEDYVRTRHDALLRSARRLVPDPVDAQDLLQTALVRTYGRWDGIADKSLADAYLRRVMINTRTEWWRARKLDEVPTEQLPDASVEDGTEQRADRALLMDVLGVLAPKQRSVVVLRHWEQMSTEETAAALGMSAGTVKSTLHRALARLRQELESREAASREALLAEEQRQAADRAPVCARTRAGRHMDERGRERCAA from the coding sequence ATGGCGCACGGCGAGGTGCTCGAATTCGAGGACTACGTACGCACTCGGCACGACGCGCTGCTGCGCAGCGCACGACGGCTGGTACCCGACCCTGTGGATGCGCAGGACCTGCTCCAGACCGCGCTGGTCCGTACGTACGGCCGCTGGGACGGCATCGCCGACAAGTCCCTGGCCGACGCCTACCTGCGCCGCGTCATGATCAACACCCGTACCGAGTGGTGGCGGGCCCGCAAGCTGGACGAGGTCCCCACCGAGCAGCTGCCCGACGCGAGCGTCGAGGACGGCACCGAGCAGCGCGCCGACCGCGCCCTGCTGATGGATGTGCTGGGCGTACTGGCTCCCAAGCAGCGCAGCGTCGTCGTGCTGCGACACTGGGAGCAGATGAGTACGGAGGAGACGGCTGCGGCGCTCGGCATGTCGGCCGGTACCGTGAAGAGCACGCTGCACCGTGCGCTGGCACGGCTGCGCCAGGAGCTGGAGAGCCGTGAGGCGGCGAGCAGGGAGGCCCTGCTCGCCGAGGAGCAGCGCCAGGCGGCCGACCGCGCTCCGGTATGTGCGCGGACGCGGGCGGGCAGGCATATGGACGAACGGGGGCGGGAGCGTTGCGCGGCCTGA
- the cseB gene encoding two-component system response regulator CseB, whose protein sequence is MAETHVLFVEDDDVIREATQLALERDGFVVTAMPDGLSGLEAFRADRPDIALLDVMVPGLDGVSLCRRIRDESTVPVIMLSARADSIDVVLGLEAGADDYVTKPFDGAVLVARIRAVLRRFGHASGGRPGNGEPEAQPVGGVLVFGELEVDTEGMAVHRGGEQVALTPTEMRLLLEFSAAPGTVLSRDKLLERVWDYGWGGDTRVVDVHVQRLRTKIGQERIETVRGFGYKLRP, encoded by the coding sequence ATGGCCGAGACCCACGTCCTGTTCGTCGAGGACGACGACGTCATCCGCGAGGCCACCCAGCTGGCGCTGGAGCGCGACGGCTTCGTGGTCACCGCCATGCCCGACGGCCTGTCGGGCCTCGAAGCGTTCCGGGCCGACCGCCCCGACATCGCCCTGCTCGACGTGATGGTGCCGGGGCTCGACGGGGTCAGCCTCTGCCGTCGTATCCGCGACGAGTCGACGGTGCCGGTGATCATGCTGTCGGCCCGCGCGGACTCGATCGACGTGGTGCTCGGCCTGGAGGCCGGTGCGGACGACTACGTCACCAAGCCCTTCGACGGGGCGGTCCTGGTCGCCCGGATCCGTGCCGTGCTGCGCCGCTTCGGCCATGCCTCGGGCGGCCGGCCGGGAAACGGGGAGCCGGAGGCGCAGCCCGTCGGCGGGGTGCTGGTCTTCGGTGAGCTGGAGGTCGACACCGAGGGCATGGCGGTCCACCGCGGCGGCGAGCAGGTGGCGCTGACCCCGACCGAGATGCGGCTGCTGCTGGAGTTCTCCGCGGCGCCCGGCACGGTGCTCTCCCGCGACAAGCTCCTGGAACGGGTCTGGGACTACGGATGGGGCGGTGACACCCGGGTCGTGGATGTCCATGTGCAGCGGCTGCGCACCAAGATCGGCCAGGAGCGGATCGAGACGGTCCGCGGCTTCGGCTACAAACTCAGGCCATGA
- the cseC gene encoding two-component system sensor histidine kinase CseC yields MKRPALRTGVRWKISIAIAAVGALTAVALSFVVHNAARVSMLENAREVQLERLTYAQLLYEATKTKKADPRFGAKLNDPTMPRSLRTETGRNRRATHVEVSGKGVPDVWAAVPVGKGDVLSLHTRFTGRNSTIMRDLDRALIIGSVSVVFGGCALGVLIGGQLSRRLRKAAAAAGRVAQGNTDVRVREAVGGVVQDETDELAGAVDALTDALNARIEAERRVTADIAHELRTPVTGLLTAAELLPPGRPTELVRDRAQAMRTLVEDVLEVARLDSASERAELQEIALGEFVSRRIALLDPDVRVRVVHESRVSTDPRRLERILGNLLGNAAKHGATPVEVTVEGRVVRIRDHGSGFPAALLREGPSRFRTGSSDRAGRGHGLGLTIAAGQARVLGARLTFRNAAPEGAAEGTGGAIAVLWLPEHAPTNTGSFPILQVAEQRGPDSEDARGAKSGRGRSGG; encoded by the coding sequence ATGAAGCGGCCGGCGCTGCGGACGGGAGTCCGCTGGAAGATCAGCATCGCGATCGCGGCGGTGGGAGCGCTGACCGCGGTCGCGCTCAGCTTCGTCGTCCACAACGCGGCCCGGGTCTCGATGCTGGAGAACGCCCGCGAGGTCCAGCTGGAGCGGCTGACGTACGCACAGCTGCTGTACGAGGCGACGAAGACGAAGAAGGCCGACCCCCGGTTCGGCGCCAAGCTCAACGACCCGACGATGCCGCGCAGCCTGCGCACGGAGACCGGCCGGAACCGGCGCGCCACCCATGTCGAGGTGTCCGGCAAGGGAGTGCCCGACGTGTGGGCGGCCGTGCCGGTCGGCAAGGGCGACGTGCTCTCGCTGCACACCCGGTTCACGGGCCGCAACTCCACGATCATGCGCGATCTCGACCGGGCGCTGATCATCGGCTCGGTCTCGGTGGTGTTCGGCGGCTGTGCGCTGGGCGTGCTGATCGGCGGGCAGCTGTCGCGCCGGTTGCGCAAGGCGGCGGCCGCGGCGGGCAGGGTCGCGCAGGGCAATACGGATGTACGGGTCAGGGAGGCCGTCGGCGGTGTCGTCCAGGACGAGACCGATGAGCTGGCCGGTGCGGTGGACGCGCTGACGGATGCGCTGAACGCGCGGATCGAGGCGGAGCGCCGGGTCACCGCGGACATCGCGCACGAGCTGCGTACGCCGGTGACCGGTCTGCTGACGGCGGCGGAGCTGCTGCCGCCCGGCCGCCCCACCGAGCTGGTGCGGGACCGGGCGCAGGCGATGCGCACGCTCGTCGAGGACGTGCTGGAGGTGGCCCGGCTGGACAGTGCCTCGGAGCGGGCCGAGCTGCAGGAGATCGCGCTGGGGGAGTTCGTCAGTCGGCGGATCGCGCTGCTGGACCCGGATGTGCGGGTGCGGGTCGTCCACGAGTCCCGGGTCAGCACCGATCCGCGTCGGCTGGAACGCATCCTCGGCAATCTGCTGGGCAACGCCGCCAAGCACGGCGCCACTCCGGTGGAGGTCACGGTCGAGGGCCGGGTGGTGCGGATCCGCGATCACGGTTCCGGGTTCCCGGCGGCGCTGCTGCGTGAGGGGCCGAGCCGGTTCCGTACCGGAAGCAGTGACCGGGCCGGGCGCGGGCACGGTCTCGGGCTGACGATCGCAGCCGGTCAGGCGCGGGTCCTCGGGGCCCGGCTGACCTTCCGCAACGCGGCGCCGGAAGGGGCCGCGGAGGGCACGGGCGGGGCGATCGCGGTGCTGTGGCTGCCCGAGCACGCGCCGACGAACACCGGCAGCTTCCCGATCCTCCAGGTGGCCGAGCAGCGGGGCCCGGACAGCGAGGACGCACGGGGCGCGAAGTCCGGCCGCGGGCGGTCCGGCGGCTGA
- a CDS encoding MDR family MFS transporter, whose amino-acid sequence MSDLKKAAGGKAAGADRPTGKPETQQRSVRVVMLALMITMLLAMLDNLIVGTAMPTIVGDLGGLEHLSWVVTAYTLATAASTPIWGKLGDMYGRKGIFLTSIVIFLIGSVLSGMAQDMGQLIGFRAVQGLGAGGLMVGVMAIIGDLVPPRERGKYQGMMAGVMAIAMIGGPLVGGTITDHLGWRWSFYINLPLGAVALAMVTVVLHLPKRTGAKSKVDYLGAGLLTLGITAIVLVTTWGGTEYDWNSAVIMELTAIGVASLVGFLFVETKATEPIIPLHIFRNRNFTLMSVVGFMAGFVMFGAVLFLPLYQQSVQGASATNSGLLLLPMLLAMMVVSLIAGRVTTSTGKYKIFPVVGSVLMVAGLFLLSRMDVDTTRFTSGVYMAVLGAGMGFLMQITMLVAQNSVEMKDMGVASSATTLFRTLGSSFGVAIMGALFTGRVQDEMVARGGGAATAGSAQLDAASLAKLSAPAREAYQFAVSSGTHIAFLVGASVGLIAVIASVFVKEVPLRGAGPEAKSSDDAPASAAKQPEAV is encoded by the coding sequence ATGTCCGATCTGAAGAAGGCGGCCGGCGGGAAGGCGGCCGGCGCCGACCGGCCGACGGGGAAACCCGAGACGCAGCAGCGCAGCGTCCGGGTGGTGATGCTCGCCCTGATGATCACGATGCTGCTGGCCATGCTGGACAACCTGATCGTCGGCACGGCCATGCCGACCATCGTCGGCGACCTCGGCGGCCTTGAGCATCTGTCCTGGGTCGTCACCGCGTACACCCTGGCCACCGCCGCCTCCACCCCCATCTGGGGCAAGCTCGGCGACATGTACGGGCGCAAGGGCATCTTCCTCACGTCCATCGTGATCTTCCTGATCGGCTCGGTGCTGAGCGGAATGGCCCAGGACATGGGCCAGCTGATCGGCTTCCGGGCGGTCCAGGGACTCGGCGCGGGCGGCCTGATGGTCGGCGTCATGGCGATCATCGGCGACCTCGTCCCGCCCCGCGAGCGCGGTAAGTACCAGGGCATGATGGCCGGCGTCATGGCCATCGCCATGATCGGCGGACCGCTGGTCGGCGGCACCATCACCGACCACCTCGGCTGGCGCTGGAGCTTCTACATAAACCTGCCGCTGGGCGCGGTCGCCCTCGCCATGGTCACCGTCGTGCTGCACCTGCCGAAGCGGACGGGAGCCAAGTCCAAGGTCGACTACCTCGGCGCGGGGCTGCTGACCCTCGGCATCACCGCGATTGTGCTGGTGACCACCTGGGGCGGCACGGAGTACGACTGGAACTCCGCCGTGATCATGGAGCTCACCGCGATCGGTGTCGCCTCGCTCGTCGGCTTCCTCTTCGTCGAGACGAAGGCCACAGAACCGATCATCCCGCTGCACATCTTCCGCAACCGCAACTTCACCCTGATGTCCGTCGTCGGCTTCATGGCGGGCTTCGTGATGTTCGGCGCGGTGCTCTTCCTGCCCCTGTACCAGCAGTCCGTCCAGGGCGCCTCGGCGACCAACTCCGGTCTGCTGCTCCTGCCGATGCTGCTGGCGATGATGGTCGTCTCGCTCATCGCGGGACGGGTCACCACCAGCACCGGCAAGTACAAGATCTTCCCCGTGGTGGGCTCCGTACTGATGGTGGCCGGTCTCTTCCTGCTCTCGCGGATGGACGTCGACACCACGCGGTTCACCTCCGGCGTCTACATGGCGGTGCTCGGCGCGGGCATGGGCTTCCTGATGCAGATCACGATGCTCGTCGCGCAGAACAGCGTGGAGATGAAGGACATGGGCGTCGCCTCCTCCGCGACGACCCTCTTCCGTACGCTCGGCAGCTCCTTCGGCGTCGCGATCATGGGCGCCCTGTTCACCGGGCGGGTGCAGGACGAGATGGTGGCCCGCGGCGGCGGGGCGGCCACCGCGGGGTCCGCGCAGCTGGACGCGGCGAGCCTGGCGAAGCTGTCGGCGCCGGCGCGTGAGGCCTACCAGTTCGCGGTGTCGTCCGGCACGCACATCGCGTTCCTCGTGGGCGCCTCGGTCGGCCTGATCGCCGTGATCGCCTCGGTCTTCGTCAAGGAGGTGCCGCTGCGCGGGGCGGGCCCGGAGGCCAAGTCGTCGGACGACGCACCGGCCAGCGCCGCCAAGCAGCCCGAGGCCGTCTGA